In Primulina huaijiensis isolate GDHJ02 chromosome 4, ASM1229523v2, whole genome shotgun sequence, a genomic segment contains:
- the LOC140975709 gene encoding uncharacterized protein isoform X2 — translation MFPAAKPLLWTRRFVCSIIVLMAVLVVFLNGAASSSAKSPSSPPPPDVNMYKILWKLMFARIWGHSEIVSRRKMNSKNSSACLGKIDHNSLAAGFRLLDADFFSDAKMLEIEKGAMELNIPIIRSNRKLVASANGGLENPSYLVFNSGWHHNQALLTSLRFNYPSLSGVERPKNDDDIAFMSILELGQLIKSKQITSEELAAIFLGRLKRYGPVLDAVVTITEELAFKQAKHADKLLAQGIYLGPLHGIPYGLKDIIAVPHYRTTWGSKSFKNQVLDIEAWVYKRLKSAGAVLLAKLVTGSLAYDDIWFGGRTRNPWNIEEYSTGSSAGPAACTSAGLVPFAIGSETAGSISYPAARCGVTALRPTFGTVGRTGVMSISESLDKLGPFCREAADCVIVLDTIRGKDPDDLSSRDIPLADPFSVDITKLTVGYLEDAEMDVVEKLQSKGVRMVPFKLNYTIDSAQGILNFTMDVDMLSHFDEWQRSGQDDDYEAQDQWPLELRRARVVPAVDYVQAQRARGKLIREVRDSFKVDAFIGNATDWERVCVGNLVGMPVIVVPTGFKEIPNAPSNKTRRRTTITTGIYAPPEHDHIALALAMAYQSITDHHKQRPPIDNLGPDDSIPNPPTVPVPPRHLGL, via the exons ATGTTTCCCGCAGCGAAGCCGCTCCTTTGGACACGTCGTTTCGTGTGCTCCATCATCGTACTAATGGCGGTTTTGGTCGTCTTTCTAAACGGTGCCGCGTCTTCTTCGGCCAAGTCACCATCTTCGCCGCCCCCGCCCGAT GTTAAtatgtataaaattttatgGAAATTGATGTTTGCGAGAATCTGGGGTCATTCCGAAATTGTCTCAAG ACGGAAAATGAATTCCAAGAACTCTAGTGCTTGCTTGGGGAAGATTGACCACAACTCACTAGCTGCTGGGTTCAGATTATTGGATGCAGACTTTTTCAGTGATGCTAAG ATGCTAGAGATCGAAAAGGGTGCCATGGAGTTAAATATTCCAATTATCAGATCCAATCGGAAATTAGTTGCTTCAGCTAACGGGGGATTAGAAAATCCATCTTATTTGGTTTTCAATTCAGGATGGCATCACAATCAGGCACTGCTTACCTCTCTACGATTCAATTATCCTTCTCTGTCTGGTGTGGAGCGGCCGAAGAATGATGATGATATTGCTTTTATGAGT ATTCTTGAATTGGGGCAACTCATCAAGTCTAAACAGATCACATCTGAAGAACTAGCTGCGATCTTTTTGGGTAGATTGAAGAG GTATGGTCCTGTGCTTGACGCTGTAGTAACTATTACTGAAGAATTAGCATTCAAGCAAGCGAAACATGCTGACAAATTGCTTGCACAAGGCATATATTTAG GTCCACTCCATGGGATTCCATATGGGTTGAAGGATATAATTGCAGTACCCCATTACAGGACGACTTGGGGttctaaatcttttaaaaatcaagttcttGACATTGAGGCTTGGGTTTATAAAAG GCTAAAATCTGCTGGTGCTGTTCTTCTTGCAAAGCTTGTGACCGGATCACTAGCATATGATGATATCTGGTTTGGGGGTAGAACAAGAAACCCTTGGAATATAGAGGAGTATTCCACTGGTTCATCTGCTGGACCAGCTGCCTGTACCTCAGCCG GTTTGGTTCCCTTTGCCATTGGTTCAGAAACTGCTGGATCCATTTCTTACCCTGCTGCTCGTTGTGGTGTGACAGCATTGCGCCCAACTTTTGGAACTGTAGGTCGAACTGGTGTCATGAGCATATCTGAGAGTTTG GATAAACTTGGACCTTTCTGTAGAGAGGCTGCTGATTGTGTGATTGTCCTAGACACTATCCGTGGCAAGGATCCTGATGATCTTTCATCCAGAGACATCCCTCTTGCTGATCCATTTTCAGTTGATATAACCAAGCTAACTGTTGGATACCTTGAAGATGCAGAGATGGAT GTTGTTGAAAAGCTCCAGTCTAAAGGTGTCAGAATGGTTCCGTTCAAACTGAATTACACTATTGACTCTGCTCAAGGAATCTTAAATTTCACGATGGATGTTGATATGCTATCCCACTTCGACGAGTGGCAACGCTCTGGCCAGGATGATGATTATGAAGCTCAAGACCAATGGCCGCTTGAACTTCGCAGGGCCAGAGTTGTGCCTGCTGTAGATTATGTCCAA GCTCAAAGAGCAAGAGGAAAACTAATACGTGAAGTCAGAGACAGTTTCAAAGTTGATGCATTTATTGGAAATGCGACCGACTGGGAGCGCGTGTGTGTGGGAAACCTAGTAGGCATGCCGGTGATAGTTGTGCCTACAGGATTCAAGGAAATACCCAACGCCCCTTCAAATAAAACTCGAAGGCGGACTACGATAACCACGGGTATTTATGCTCCGCCGGAGCATGATCACATT GCATTAGCACTGGCAATGGCTTATCAGTCTATAACGGACCACCATAAGCAACGGCCGCCAATCGACAACCTAGGACCAGACGACTCGATTCCGAATCCGCCTACTGTCCCGGTTCCCCCAAGACATCTAGGCCTTTAA
- the LOC140975709 gene encoding uncharacterized protein isoform X1: MFPAAKPLLWTRRFVCSIIVLMAVLVVFLNGAASSSAKSPSSPPPPDQVNMYKILWKLMFARIWGHSEIVSRRKMNSKNSSACLGKIDHNSLAAGFRLLDADFFSDAKMLEIEKGAMELNIPIIRSNRKLVASANGGLENPSYLVFNSGWHHNQALLTSLRFNYPSLSGVERPKNDDDIAFMSILELGQLIKSKQITSEELAAIFLGRLKRYGPVLDAVVTITEELAFKQAKHADKLLAQGIYLGPLHGIPYGLKDIIAVPHYRTTWGSKSFKNQVLDIEAWVYKRLKSAGAVLLAKLVTGSLAYDDIWFGGRTRNPWNIEEYSTGSSAGPAACTSAGLVPFAIGSETAGSISYPAARCGVTALRPTFGTVGRTGVMSISESLDKLGPFCREAADCVIVLDTIRGKDPDDLSSRDIPLADPFSVDITKLTVGYLEDAEMDVVEKLQSKGVRMVPFKLNYTIDSAQGILNFTMDVDMLSHFDEWQRSGQDDDYEAQDQWPLELRRARVVPAVDYVQAQRARGKLIREVRDSFKVDAFIGNATDWERVCVGNLVGMPVIVVPTGFKEIPNAPSNKTRRRTTITTGIYAPPEHDHIALALAMAYQSITDHHKQRPPIDNLGPDDSIPNPPTVPVPPRHLGL; the protein is encoded by the exons ATGTTTCCCGCAGCGAAGCCGCTCCTTTGGACACGTCGTTTCGTGTGCTCCATCATCGTACTAATGGCGGTTTTGGTCGTCTTTCTAAACGGTGCCGCGTCTTCTTCGGCCAAGTCACCATCTTCGCCGCCCCCGCCCGAT CAGGTTAAtatgtataaaattttatgGAAATTGATGTTTGCGAGAATCTGGGGTCATTCCGAAATTGTCTCAAG ACGGAAAATGAATTCCAAGAACTCTAGTGCTTGCTTGGGGAAGATTGACCACAACTCACTAGCTGCTGGGTTCAGATTATTGGATGCAGACTTTTTCAGTGATGCTAAG ATGCTAGAGATCGAAAAGGGTGCCATGGAGTTAAATATTCCAATTATCAGATCCAATCGGAAATTAGTTGCTTCAGCTAACGGGGGATTAGAAAATCCATCTTATTTGGTTTTCAATTCAGGATGGCATCACAATCAGGCACTGCTTACCTCTCTACGATTCAATTATCCTTCTCTGTCTGGTGTGGAGCGGCCGAAGAATGATGATGATATTGCTTTTATGAGT ATTCTTGAATTGGGGCAACTCATCAAGTCTAAACAGATCACATCTGAAGAACTAGCTGCGATCTTTTTGGGTAGATTGAAGAG GTATGGTCCTGTGCTTGACGCTGTAGTAACTATTACTGAAGAATTAGCATTCAAGCAAGCGAAACATGCTGACAAATTGCTTGCACAAGGCATATATTTAG GTCCACTCCATGGGATTCCATATGGGTTGAAGGATATAATTGCAGTACCCCATTACAGGACGACTTGGGGttctaaatcttttaaaaatcaagttcttGACATTGAGGCTTGGGTTTATAAAAG GCTAAAATCTGCTGGTGCTGTTCTTCTTGCAAAGCTTGTGACCGGATCACTAGCATATGATGATATCTGGTTTGGGGGTAGAACAAGAAACCCTTGGAATATAGAGGAGTATTCCACTGGTTCATCTGCTGGACCAGCTGCCTGTACCTCAGCCG GTTTGGTTCCCTTTGCCATTGGTTCAGAAACTGCTGGATCCATTTCTTACCCTGCTGCTCGTTGTGGTGTGACAGCATTGCGCCCAACTTTTGGAACTGTAGGTCGAACTGGTGTCATGAGCATATCTGAGAGTTTG GATAAACTTGGACCTTTCTGTAGAGAGGCTGCTGATTGTGTGATTGTCCTAGACACTATCCGTGGCAAGGATCCTGATGATCTTTCATCCAGAGACATCCCTCTTGCTGATCCATTTTCAGTTGATATAACCAAGCTAACTGTTGGATACCTTGAAGATGCAGAGATGGAT GTTGTTGAAAAGCTCCAGTCTAAAGGTGTCAGAATGGTTCCGTTCAAACTGAATTACACTATTGACTCTGCTCAAGGAATCTTAAATTTCACGATGGATGTTGATATGCTATCCCACTTCGACGAGTGGCAACGCTCTGGCCAGGATGATGATTATGAAGCTCAAGACCAATGGCCGCTTGAACTTCGCAGGGCCAGAGTTGTGCCTGCTGTAGATTATGTCCAA GCTCAAAGAGCAAGAGGAAAACTAATACGTGAAGTCAGAGACAGTTTCAAAGTTGATGCATTTATTGGAAATGCGACCGACTGGGAGCGCGTGTGTGTGGGAAACCTAGTAGGCATGCCGGTGATAGTTGTGCCTACAGGATTCAAGGAAATACCCAACGCCCCTTCAAATAAAACTCGAAGGCGGACTACGATAACCACGGGTATTTATGCTCCGCCGGAGCATGATCACATT GCATTAGCACTGGCAATGGCTTATCAGTCTATAACGGACCACCATAAGCAACGGCCGCCAATCGACAACCTAGGACCAGACGACTCGATTCCGAATCCGCCTACTGTCCCGGTTCCCCCAAGACATCTAGGCCTTTAA
- the LOC140975709 gene encoding uncharacterized protein isoform X3, which yields MFPAAKPLLWTRRFVCSIIVLMAVLVVFLNGAASSSAKSPSSPPPPDDRRKMNSKNSSACLGKIDHNSLAAGFRLLDADFFSDAKMLEIEKGAMELNIPIIRSNRKLVASANGGLENPSYLVFNSGWHHNQALLTSLRFNYPSLSGVERPKNDDDIAFMSILELGQLIKSKQITSEELAAIFLGRLKRYGPVLDAVVTITEELAFKQAKHADKLLAQGIYLGPLHGIPYGLKDIIAVPHYRTTWGSKSFKNQVLDIEAWVYKRLKSAGAVLLAKLVTGSLAYDDIWFGGRTRNPWNIEEYSTGSSAGPAACTSAGLVPFAIGSETAGSISYPAARCGVTALRPTFGTVGRTGVMSISESLDKLGPFCREAADCVIVLDTIRGKDPDDLSSRDIPLADPFSVDITKLTVGYLEDAEMDVVEKLQSKGVRMVPFKLNYTIDSAQGILNFTMDVDMLSHFDEWQRSGQDDDYEAQDQWPLELRRARVVPAVDYVQAQRARGKLIREVRDSFKVDAFIGNATDWERVCVGNLVGMPVIVVPTGFKEIPNAPSNKTRRRTTITTGIYAPPEHDHIALALAMAYQSITDHHKQRPPIDNLGPDDSIPNPPTVPVPPRHLGL from the exons ATGTTTCCCGCAGCGAAGCCGCTCCTTTGGACACGTCGTTTCGTGTGCTCCATCATCGTACTAATGGCGGTTTTGGTCGTCTTTCTAAACGGTGCCGCGTCTTCTTCGGCCAAGTCACCATCTTCGCCGCCCCCGCCCGAT GACAGACGGAAAATGAATTCCAAGAACTCTAGTGCTTGCTTGGGGAAGATTGACCACAACTCACTAGCTGCTGGGTTCAGATTATTGGATGCAGACTTTTTCAGTGATGCTAAG ATGCTAGAGATCGAAAAGGGTGCCATGGAGTTAAATATTCCAATTATCAGATCCAATCGGAAATTAGTTGCTTCAGCTAACGGGGGATTAGAAAATCCATCTTATTTGGTTTTCAATTCAGGATGGCATCACAATCAGGCACTGCTTACCTCTCTACGATTCAATTATCCTTCTCTGTCTGGTGTGGAGCGGCCGAAGAATGATGATGATATTGCTTTTATGAGT ATTCTTGAATTGGGGCAACTCATCAAGTCTAAACAGATCACATCTGAAGAACTAGCTGCGATCTTTTTGGGTAGATTGAAGAG GTATGGTCCTGTGCTTGACGCTGTAGTAACTATTACTGAAGAATTAGCATTCAAGCAAGCGAAACATGCTGACAAATTGCTTGCACAAGGCATATATTTAG GTCCACTCCATGGGATTCCATATGGGTTGAAGGATATAATTGCAGTACCCCATTACAGGACGACTTGGGGttctaaatcttttaaaaatcaagttcttGACATTGAGGCTTGGGTTTATAAAAG GCTAAAATCTGCTGGTGCTGTTCTTCTTGCAAAGCTTGTGACCGGATCACTAGCATATGATGATATCTGGTTTGGGGGTAGAACAAGAAACCCTTGGAATATAGAGGAGTATTCCACTGGTTCATCTGCTGGACCAGCTGCCTGTACCTCAGCCG GTTTGGTTCCCTTTGCCATTGGTTCAGAAACTGCTGGATCCATTTCTTACCCTGCTGCTCGTTGTGGTGTGACAGCATTGCGCCCAACTTTTGGAACTGTAGGTCGAACTGGTGTCATGAGCATATCTGAGAGTTTG GATAAACTTGGACCTTTCTGTAGAGAGGCTGCTGATTGTGTGATTGTCCTAGACACTATCCGTGGCAAGGATCCTGATGATCTTTCATCCAGAGACATCCCTCTTGCTGATCCATTTTCAGTTGATATAACCAAGCTAACTGTTGGATACCTTGAAGATGCAGAGATGGAT GTTGTTGAAAAGCTCCAGTCTAAAGGTGTCAGAATGGTTCCGTTCAAACTGAATTACACTATTGACTCTGCTCAAGGAATCTTAAATTTCACGATGGATGTTGATATGCTATCCCACTTCGACGAGTGGCAACGCTCTGGCCAGGATGATGATTATGAAGCTCAAGACCAATGGCCGCTTGAACTTCGCAGGGCCAGAGTTGTGCCTGCTGTAGATTATGTCCAA GCTCAAAGAGCAAGAGGAAAACTAATACGTGAAGTCAGAGACAGTTTCAAAGTTGATGCATTTATTGGAAATGCGACCGACTGGGAGCGCGTGTGTGTGGGAAACCTAGTAGGCATGCCGGTGATAGTTGTGCCTACAGGATTCAAGGAAATACCCAACGCCCCTTCAAATAAAACTCGAAGGCGGACTACGATAACCACGGGTATTTATGCTCCGCCGGAGCATGATCACATT GCATTAGCACTGGCAATGGCTTATCAGTCTATAACGGACCACCATAAGCAACGGCCGCCAATCGACAACCTAGGACCAGACGACTCGATTCCGAATCCGCCTACTGTCCCGGTTCCCCCAAGACATCTAGGCCTTTAA
- the LOC140975709 gene encoding uncharacterized protein isoform X4, giving the protein MEIDVCENLGSFRNCLKDRRKMNSKNSSACLGKIDHNSLAAGFRLLDADFFSDAKMLEIEKGAMELNIPIIRSNRKLVASANGGLENPSYLVFNSGWHHNQALLTSLRFNYPSLSGVERPKNDDDIAFMSILELGQLIKSKQITSEELAAIFLGRLKRYGPVLDAVVTITEELAFKQAKHADKLLAQGIYLGPLHGIPYGLKDIIAVPHYRTTWGSKSFKNQVLDIEAWVYKRLKSAGAVLLAKLVTGSLAYDDIWFGGRTRNPWNIEEYSTGSSAGPAACTSAGLVPFAIGSETAGSISYPAARCGVTALRPTFGTVGRTGVMSISESLDKLGPFCREAADCVIVLDTIRGKDPDDLSSRDIPLADPFSVDITKLTVGYLEDAEMDVVEKLQSKGVRMVPFKLNYTIDSAQGILNFTMDVDMLSHFDEWQRSGQDDDYEAQDQWPLELRRARVVPAVDYVQAQRARGKLIREVRDSFKVDAFIGNATDWERVCVGNLVGMPVIVVPTGFKEIPNAPSNKTRRRTTITTGIYAPPEHDHIALALAMAYQSITDHHKQRPPIDNLGPDDSIPNPPTVPVPPRHLGL; this is encoded by the exons atgGAAATTGATGTTTGCGAGAATCTGGGGTCATTCCGAAATTGTCTCAAG GACAGACGGAAAATGAATTCCAAGAACTCTAGTGCTTGCTTGGGGAAGATTGACCACAACTCACTAGCTGCTGGGTTCAGATTATTGGATGCAGACTTTTTCAGTGATGCTAAG ATGCTAGAGATCGAAAAGGGTGCCATGGAGTTAAATATTCCAATTATCAGATCCAATCGGAAATTAGTTGCTTCAGCTAACGGGGGATTAGAAAATCCATCTTATTTGGTTTTCAATTCAGGATGGCATCACAATCAGGCACTGCTTACCTCTCTACGATTCAATTATCCTTCTCTGTCTGGTGTGGAGCGGCCGAAGAATGATGATGATATTGCTTTTATGAGT ATTCTTGAATTGGGGCAACTCATCAAGTCTAAACAGATCACATCTGAAGAACTAGCTGCGATCTTTTTGGGTAGATTGAAGAG GTATGGTCCTGTGCTTGACGCTGTAGTAACTATTACTGAAGAATTAGCATTCAAGCAAGCGAAACATGCTGACAAATTGCTTGCACAAGGCATATATTTAG GTCCACTCCATGGGATTCCATATGGGTTGAAGGATATAATTGCAGTACCCCATTACAGGACGACTTGGGGttctaaatcttttaaaaatcaagttcttGACATTGAGGCTTGGGTTTATAAAAG GCTAAAATCTGCTGGTGCTGTTCTTCTTGCAAAGCTTGTGACCGGATCACTAGCATATGATGATATCTGGTTTGGGGGTAGAACAAGAAACCCTTGGAATATAGAGGAGTATTCCACTGGTTCATCTGCTGGACCAGCTGCCTGTACCTCAGCCG GTTTGGTTCCCTTTGCCATTGGTTCAGAAACTGCTGGATCCATTTCTTACCCTGCTGCTCGTTGTGGTGTGACAGCATTGCGCCCAACTTTTGGAACTGTAGGTCGAACTGGTGTCATGAGCATATCTGAGAGTTTG GATAAACTTGGACCTTTCTGTAGAGAGGCTGCTGATTGTGTGATTGTCCTAGACACTATCCGTGGCAAGGATCCTGATGATCTTTCATCCAGAGACATCCCTCTTGCTGATCCATTTTCAGTTGATATAACCAAGCTAACTGTTGGATACCTTGAAGATGCAGAGATGGAT GTTGTTGAAAAGCTCCAGTCTAAAGGTGTCAGAATGGTTCCGTTCAAACTGAATTACACTATTGACTCTGCTCAAGGAATCTTAAATTTCACGATGGATGTTGATATGCTATCCCACTTCGACGAGTGGCAACGCTCTGGCCAGGATGATGATTATGAAGCTCAAGACCAATGGCCGCTTGAACTTCGCAGGGCCAGAGTTGTGCCTGCTGTAGATTATGTCCAA GCTCAAAGAGCAAGAGGAAAACTAATACGTGAAGTCAGAGACAGTTTCAAAGTTGATGCATTTATTGGAAATGCGACCGACTGGGAGCGCGTGTGTGTGGGAAACCTAGTAGGCATGCCGGTGATAGTTGTGCCTACAGGATTCAAGGAAATACCCAACGCCCCTTCAAATAAAACTCGAAGGCGGACTACGATAACCACGGGTATTTATGCTCCGCCGGAGCATGATCACATT GCATTAGCACTGGCAATGGCTTATCAGTCTATAACGGACCACCATAAGCAACGGCCGCCAATCGACAACCTAGGACCAGACGACTCGATTCCGAATCCGCCTACTGTCCCGGTTCCCCCAAGACATCTAGGCCTTTAA
- the LOC140975711 gene encoding respiratory burst oxidase homolog protein C-like: MQPENNHHDMDVATGDRTAYSGPLNKRGGRKSARFNLPETSTTASASTMEDYVEITLDVREDSVAVHSVKTAGGVDVEDPELALLAKGLEKRSSIGSSVVRNASSKFRQVSQELKRLASLTRRPHPVGRFDRTKSAAAHALKGLKFISKTDGGAAWAGVEKRFDELTDKTNGLLPRSLFCECIGMNKESKEFAGELFDALGRRRNISGNSINKGQLREFWDQISDQSFDSRLQTFFDMVDKDADGRITEEEVREIITLSASANKLSNIQKQADEYARLIMEELDPNELGYIMIENLEMLLLQGPSQSVRAADSRNLSKMLSEKLKPTQDYLVKRWYRDFKYFLLDNWQRVWVMAIWIGIMAGLFAYKYVQYKNKAAFGVMGHCVCFAKGAAETLKLNMALILLPVCRNTITWLRNKTKLGKAVPFDDNLNFHKLIAIAIALGTGIHVISHLACDFPRLLHATPEEYEPMEQFFGEQPTSYWFFVKGWEGVTGIIMVVLMAIAFTLASPWFRRNKIHLPKPLDKLTGFNAFWYSHHLFVIVYSLLLVHSIKLYLTHKWYMKTTWMYLAVPIVLYAGERLIRAFRSSIKAVKILKVAVYPGNVLTLHMSKPQGFKYKSGQYIFVNCAAVSPFEWHPFSITSAPRDDHVSVHIRTLGDWTRQLKVVFSEVCQPPPTGKSGLLRADFLQGENNPNFPKVLIDGPYGAPTQDYKNYDVVLLVGLGIGATPMISVVKDIVNNMKAMEEEENSLEEGNRGGNNTPPNASPLTNKRKSGPGSGRHNFKTRRAYFYWVTREQGSFDWFKGVMNEAAETDHKGVIEMHNYCTSVYEEGDARSALITMLQSLNHAKNGVDVVSGTRVKSHFAKPNWRTVYKRIALNHPNSRVGVFYCGAPPPVKELRQLASDFSHKTTTKFEFHKENF; this comes from the exons ATGCAGCCGGAAAACAATCACCACGACATGGATGTAGCAACCGGAGATCGGACAGCGTACAGCGGACCGCTGAACAAGCGGGGTGGCAGAAAAAGTGCTCGTTTCAACCTCCCGGAAACTTCCACAACCGCCTCTGCGTCCACCATGGAGGACTACGTGGAGATCACTCTCGACGTCCGGGAGGACTCGGTGGCCGTGCACAGCGTGAAGACGGCTGGAGGGGTCGACGTGGAGGATCCTGAATTGGCTCTACTGGCAAAAGGACTGGAGAAGAGGTCTTCTATTGGATCATCAGTTGTGAGAAATGCTTCGTCAAAATTCAGGCAGGTTTCGCAGGAGCTTAAGCGCTTGGCCTCGCTTACACGACGACCACATCCGGTGGGGAGATTCGACCGGACGAAATCCGCCGCCGCGCATGCTCTCAAGGGGCTGAAGTTTATTAGCAAGACAGATGGTGGCGCCGCCTGGGCTGGGGTGGAGAAGCGGTTTGATGAGCTTACGGATAAGACAAACGGGTTGCTGCCCCGTTCACTTTTTTGTGAATGCATTG GCATGAACAAAGAGTCTAAGGAATTCGCCGGCGAACTTTTTGACGCGCTTGGTCGGAGGAGGAATATCTCCGGCAACTCCATTAATAAGGGACAACTAAGAGAGTTTTGGGACCAAATTTCTGATCAAAGTTTCGATTCTCGGCTTCAAACTTTCTTTGACAT GGTTGATAAAGATGCTGATGGAAGGATCACAGAAGAGGAAGTGAGAGAG ATTATTACCTTGAGTGCTTCTGCAAATAAGCTGTCAAATATTCAGAAGCAAGCTGATGAATATGCAAGACTAATCATGGAGGAACTAGACCCCAATGAGCTCGGATATATCATG ATAGAAAACTTGGAGATGCTGTTACTACAAGGTCCTAGCCAATCGGTGCGGGCAGCTGATAGCCGGAACTTGAGCAAAATGCTCAGTGAAAAGCTTAAGCCAACTCAAGACTATCTTGTAAAGAGATGGTACCGAGATTTTAAGTACTTTTTACTAGATAATTGGCAAAGAGTTTGGGTGATGGCAATATGGATTGGAATCATGGCTGGTCTTTTTGCTTACAAGTATGTGCAATACAAAAATAAAGCGGCGTTCGGAGTAATGGGCCACTGTGTGTGCTTTGCCAAAGGGGCAGCCGAGACTCTAAAGCTAAACATGGCGCTGATTTTGCTTCCTGTGTGCCGAAACACCATCACCTGGCTTAGGAACAAAACTAAACTAGGCAAGGCTGTTCCATTCGATGATAATCTCAACTTTCACAAA CTAATTGCCATAGCAATTGCATTGGGAACTGGGATACATGTCATTAGCCATTTAGCATGTGATTTCCCTCGTCTTCTGCACGCAACGCCAGAAGAGTACGAGCCCATGGAGCAATTCTTTGGCGAACAACCAACGAGCTACTGGTTTTTTGTTAAGGGGTGGGAAGGAGTGACCGGAATCATAATGGTGGTTCTAATGGCGATAGCCTTCACATTAGCATCACCTTGGTTCAGAAGGAACAAAATTCATTTACCAAAACCTTTGGACAAACTCACAGGATTCAATGCATTTTGGTATTCACATCACCTGTTCGTTATCGTGTATAGCCTCCTCCTTGTTCATAGTATCAAGCTTTATTTGACACACAAATGGTACATGAAAACG ACATGGATGTATCTGGCAGTTCCTATCGTACTTTATGCCGGAGAAAGGTTGATTCGAGCATTCAGGTCAAGTATCAAGGCTGTTAAGATCCTAAAG GTGGCTGTCTACCCAGGAAATGTGCTAACACTTCACATGTCAAAGCCACAAGGATTCAAATACAAAAGTGGACAATACATTTTTGTGAACTGTGCAGCAGTCTCTCCATTTGAATG GCACCCATTCTCCATTACTTCAGCTCCTAGAGATGATCATGTGAGTGTCCACATTAGGACTCTTGGTGATTGGACAAGGCAACTTAAAGTCGTTTTCTCtgag GTTTGCCAGCCACCACCAACGGGGAAAAGTGGGCTCCTTAGGGCTGACTTCTTGCAAGGAGAGAATAATCCCAA TTTTCCCAAAGTTCTAATTGATGGTCCATATGGAGCACCAACACAGGACTACAAGAACTATGATGTGGTGCTGCTTGTGGGGCTTGGAATCGGTGCAACACCGATGATCAGTGTCGTCAAAGACATAGTGAATAATATGAAAGCAATGGAGGAGGAAGAGAATTCTTTGGAGGAGGGAAACAGAGGCGGCAACAACACGCCTCCGAATGCTAGCCCTTTGACGAATAAACGAAAGTCGGGACCTGGGAGCGGGAGACACAACTTTAAGACAAGGAGAGCTTATTTCTACTGGGTTACTAGAGAACAAGGTTCCTTTGATTGGTTTAAAGGCGTGATGAATGAAGCAGCTGAAACAGACCATAAGGGAGTAATAGAAATGCACAACTATTGTACTAGTGTGTATGAAGAGGGTGATGCTCGTTCTGCTCTAATCACCATGCTTCAATCACTCAATCATGCCAAGAATGGAGTGGATGTCGTGTCAGGAACTCGGGTTAAGTCCCACTTCGCCAAGCCTAATTGGCGCACCGTCTACAAACGCATCGCCCTTAATCATCCCAATTCAAGAGTTG GAGTATTTTACTGCGGGGCACCACCACCAGTGAAGGAGCTAAGACAGTTGGCCTCTGATTTTTCACACAAGACTACCACCAAATTCGAATTCCACAAAGAAAACTTTTGA